The sequence below is a genomic window from Aureispira sp. CCB-E.
TGTAGTTGACGATTCATTTCCTCCACAAGCAGCAAATGTGTAAGCCAAAAGGACCAAATACAATATGCGTAACATAATTTTCAGTTTTATTAATTGTTAAAAAATCTATATCAGTATTATTAGAATTAGTAGTTCGTTGATTAGTTCGCTACGCTCATGAGGGCGCAAGCTTAGTTTTTACTTTTTTACCAAAAAGATAAAAAACAACATCTATATTAATTTGACAATCAATACTTTATCTAAAAATATAACAAATTCACAACTTGTTGATTATCAAACTAATAAAGTTTTCCAACGAACTATTGTAGAATACTCTTCTGCTATTTATTATTTGCTGAATCAATGCATTTCTTTTTTGTGATAATATAATCAAGTAACCAAAACTTCATAAGCATAAAGAAAGTGAGCAAAAAATCAACAATTTTTTAGCATCTATTGAGTAAAGATAACAAGAAAAAAATAAAATAAAATAGCATTTTCATAACGAACTCTTTATTTAGAATAAAACTATTCTCAATACGCATACTTCAATAAACCGAACATTAAATTACCTCTATTTTGCTAAAGCGGCTCACTTTTTATCAATTAAACATACAGGAAAATGGCAGTTAAAAAAATTGGTCTTATATTAACTACTTAGCAGTTCGTTGCTTTTTTACTAAAAGAAAAAAAAAGCACATTTTTAATACATATAAATCACTACCATGTTGAAAACTTCCATTTTGTTCGGGTTATTTTTTTTGTATATCAATACGGGTATGACTCAATCGTATCAAACAGAGCTTTTGGGACGTTGGGAAGATGATGCCTCTAATAATAGTACTTCTTATCAATTCATCTTTGAGAATAAGCTACTCGCATTTTTAAAAATTCCTCAATCTAAATTATTAGCACCACTAGAATTGACTAGAGACAAGCTCTACAATTATCAGTGGGTGGATGATAATATCCTTGCTTATGCTAAATTTCCTTCTGAAAATAAAATGCAAGCTGCCTTATATCCCCCCACTTATACATTTCTTCAAATAGATTCTATTTCTAAAGATTTACTATTCGTCCATTTATCCGATATTGACATAGAAAAAAGTAAACTGGATTCTTTGGTAAAAAACAAAGCAAATTTCAAACCCTACATAGGACAAAGAAAAGCTCGATACCGTCGTTTAGATTTAAACAAAGAACGCCAAACAGCTCGTTTGTATGGCTTGTGGGAGGATAAAAACTCTAATGACTCCCTGTCCCTCCAATTTTTTGTACAAAAAGGAGAGTTTGGGTTTCTAAAAGTCCCCAAAAGTGCTTCAAAAACACCAACAGCTATCAAACCTAATGCAGGGTACAATTATAAGTGGATTAACGATAAGATTTTTTATTATTACAAACAACCTCCTACAGGGCTCACTATTGAATCCAACACAGATTTGATATATACGTTGATGCGAGTAGAAAAATTAAATGGGAAAGAGCTAGAGGTAACCCTTTCTACCCGCAATTTTAACAACATAACATTAGATTATATTAAAGAGGAGAATAATTTTGATCTCTACTTTAGAGACAATAAGAAGTATTTTCGACGGATTCCTATTGTAGAAAAGAGATAACTATTTGGCTTCTTATCCATCTAATAAAAGTACAGCATATTGATCATCAGAAAAACTTCATTCAAGTTATTAAAACTGGTTATCAATATGCCTTACCTCTTTAACCCCATATCCAAGTAATTATCAAAATAATAAACAAAATACTATATATAGCTTTAAATATTCAACAAATCTTCTAGTAATTCATCTCGTCTATTTTTAGAGATAGTAATACTCTCGCCATCTTTCATTATAACAGAACTTGGGCGTGTCTTAATTAATTTTGTTACAAATTTAGGGTTAATTAAAGAAGATCGATGTACCCTTAAAAAACCAAATCCCTCCAACAAATCAGAGTATTCTTTTATTGTTTTAGAAACCCAATGTTTGTTGCCATCTTTCATTATAAAAGAAGTATAACTTTTTTCTGCTTGGCAGTACATAATATCCTCTACATCAATAAATATATAGCCCTCTCCATTGGGTAAAATAATTCTTTTGGACTGAGAAGACTGCTGTTCAGCAGCAAATTGGTAGCGTAGTGCTTGATTGATATAGGTTTGATGTTTCTTTTCTCTAAAAGCGTTTAGTGCGGTTCTCAAATCCTTTAAGTCAATGGGTTTCAACAAGTAATCTAAAGCCGACAAGCGCAAAGCATTGATAGCATATTGATCATATGCTGTTGTAAAAATAACATCAAAATCTACTTTCGGAAAATATTTAAACAATTCCAGTCCTTTTTCATTGGGCATTTCTATATCTAAAAAGATCAAATCAGGTACTAATTTTTTGATAGCAGCAACACCATCTTGTACATTGCTTGCAGTACCAATAATATGGACATCTTGACAATAATCTTCCAACAGTGTTGTTAGCATTTCTCGTGCTTGTGGTTCATCTTCAATAATAATAGCTCTAATTTTCTGCATCTCTTATAATTTTAGTTTTTAGAGGTAATAAAAGGAATCCAAAGTTCTACCCTAGTTCCTTTTGGGCTACCATCAGGGTTTTTCAAATCAGTTATTTTTAAGTTATGATGAGGGTGCGGTTTCTTGATAATATTTTGTTGCAAAATAAGCAATCGCTCGCGAGTAGTACTTAAGCCTGAAGATCGTCTTTCTTTCTTTCTCTTTAAAGGCAATTTACGACCGACCCCATTATCTTCTACACAACAATAAAGGTATGGAAATGCTTCTTTTAATACAATAGTTAGGTGGCGATTCGTCTTTTTGTGGAACAAACCATGCTTGAAGCTATTCTCTATCACTGGCTGTATTAATAGAGGCGGAATATAGTAGTCATCTTCTAGCAGTATCTCCTCTATTCTAAAATCAATGTCTACCTTATTTTCAAAGCGAATTTGTTCCAAATTCAAATAGTTTTCTAAAAACTCTTCTACTTGCTCAATCGTAATAGCTCGCTTACTTGAGTATTGAAAAATCTTGCGCAGCAACTTTGCAAAGTTAGACTGCAAATCCATTGCTAGTTCATTCTTGTGTTGCATCCATAGATTTTGTACGGCTGTCAACACATTAAATATAAAATGCGGATTCATTTGAGACTGCAATGCCTCCATCTTCAAATTGCTATTCTGATTTTCTAGCTTTAGTCGACTCCAATAATTCCAAATAATACTAAAGAGAATCAAACCTATTCCAAAAATAAATAACAAGAAGAACCACCACGTTTTCCAATAAGGAGGCGCTATATTAAATACTATACTTGCTATTTTTTCACTCTCTATCCCATCCTCATTAACTGCTTTAACTTCAAACTGATAAGCACCTGGTTGTAACTGCGGAAAACGCATAAAATTTATTTGTCCTTCTTGATAACGCCACAAAGTATCAATTCCCAACATTCTATATTTGTATTGAAAAGCGCCTCTACTCCGATAAGCTAATCCTTCCACTTGAATCGTAATGTTATCTTGATTATAAGTCAAATTATATTGCTCTTGAACAGTAGTATCTTTATCATGAATCGCCACCCCTTTTATATAAATTAATGGTTCTACCTTATTTTTACTAGGCATATTCTGATCAAAAGTCACCAAGCCTTTAGCAGTACTTAACCATACTTTTTCATCTAATAAAAGTATATCTCGTATCTCATGTGTTGGCAATCCATCTTGAAGCGTATACAAATGACTTTCTTTTGTTTCTGGATGAAACGACTGCACTCCTTCATTTCCCAACAACCACAATGTACCATCTCTAGCCACTCTTAATTTCTTAATCATATTATTGATTAATCCATCTTTAGTTGTAAAATGATAGACAGCCTGTAAATCTTCGTCTATTGCATAAATACCTTCCTCCACAGTACAAATCCAAATTAAATTATTATTGCCTTTTTCTAAGAATGTTCCTTTTATGCTTTTTCCTGCTTGGTCTAGAATTGGAAACTGTTCCCCTTGCTCTGGATAACACATCAATGTATCTGTATAGGCTGCAATAAATCGATTGTGTAACTCATCCCCTATTACCCAGTTACAAATTTTATTTCCAACTGATTTCCTATAAACTAGTTTTTGAAGTTTTTCATGTTTAAATATTGTAGTTGGAATATAAGCAAAATACTTATTAGGAATTGGTTGAACTCCAGCATTACCTTCCATGTATATACAGCAACCGCCTTTTCCTATTGCTATTATTCTCAGAGTATCTTTATACATAATAACTCTTTTAAGCTGCGGACTATCAACATGCATTTTAAAAGGTCTACTCTGCTCTTTGTTAAAATAACATTGATAACCGTCTCCCTCTATAGACAAAATATCATTTTTCCAACTCAACTGAACTACCTTTCTTTTAGGAATTTCATAATAATGTCCTAATTGCTTGGTTAGAAAATTCCAAGAGATTATACGTCCTTGGTCTGTCCCTATTAGCAAATTATCGTCTTTTCCTTTTAGCATCTCCCCTAGGCTTAAATCTAGTACACTCAGTTGGGTTTCTGGAATCAACTCTAACGAAGGTTTAGCAATAATATGTATACCTTTTTTTAGACTACTTAACCAATAATTTCCTTCTCGATCCATTAATATATCAGAAATACCTTCTTTGGGAAAGAGCACCTGTTTGTCTAGAGGATTAGAAGACAGCTTTAAAGCTCCTCCATCACTAGTTAATACCCAATAATTACCATCTAAAGTATTCCGCATATAGAGCGTTCTTTTCCCTTTTAAATGAAAAAGATTTGCAAATTTTGTTGTTATCATGTTAGTCGCCTCAGACCATGTATTAATAACAGGGTAATTTTCTTTGATTTGCTGTATAATATATATATGATTGCCCACATTAAGCAATTGTCCTTCCGTAAAAATGGATTTACCTTTATAAGGAACTTTAAGTAGTTTTTGGTTCGTTACAAATCTCAAACTATCTTCTTCTAATTGATAAATACCTTTGCTTGTTAAAACATACAAATCATTCTTTTCATCTAAAACAATTTGGTAAACTAAAAAATATCCATCTTTTTGACTCAAGGTTAGCAAATTAACCTTTTCAACCTCCCAACCTTTCTTTATTTTTTCAAATCGGTATAACATCCCTCCTAGCCTATCAAGGATGTTAATTACACCATCTTTTTGAACTAGAAATTCGGTCAAATCAACCATTTCTAATTCATCTATTTCTG
It includes:
- a CDS encoding LytTR family DNA-binding domain-containing protein: MQKIRAIIIEDEPQAREMLTTLLEDYCQDVHIIGTASNVQDGVAAIKKLVPDLIFLDIEMPNEKGLELFKYFPKVDFDVIFTTAYDQYAINALRLSALDYLLKPIDLKDLRTALNAFREKKHQTYINQALRYQFAAEQQSSQSKRIILPNGEGYIFIDVEDIMYCQAEKSYTSFIMKDGNKHWVSKTIKEYSDLLEGFGFLRVHRSSLINPKFVTKLIKTRPSSVIMKDGESITISKNRRDELLEDLLNI
- a CDS encoding histidine kinase, translating into MRYFLCILITFASLSLLAQHPYSWTLTTEDGLPSLEVYDLYEDSKGYIWIGTDKGLCKYNGVTFFYYKNKDQKGEALSGIHEDKQGRIWVRNFKKQVFYVENDSLHRLTEIDELEMVDLTEFLVQKDGVINILDRLGGMLYRFEKIKKGWEVEKVNLLTLSQKDGYFLVYQIVLDEKNDLYVLTSKGIYQLEEDSLRFVTNQKLLKVPYKGKSIFTEGQLLNVGNHIYIIQQIKENYPVINTWSEATNMITTKFANLFHLKGKRTLYMRNTLDGNYWVLTSDGGALKLSSNPLDKQVLFPKEGISDILMDREGNYWLSSLKKGIHIIAKPSLELIPETQLSVLDLSLGEMLKGKDDNLLIGTDQGRIISWNFLTKQLGHYYEIPKRKVVQLSWKNDILSIEGDGYQCYFNKEQSRPFKMHVDSPQLKRVIMYKDTLRIIAIGKGGCCIYMEGNAGVQPIPNKYFAYIPTTIFKHEKLQKLVYRKSVGNKICNWVIGDELHNRFIAAYTDTLMCYPEQGEQFPILDQAGKSIKGTFLEKGNNNLIWICTVEEGIYAIDEDLQAVYHFTTKDGLINNMIKKLRVARDGTLWLLGNEGVQSFHPETKESHLYTLQDGLPTHEIRDILLLDEKVWLSTAKGLVTFDQNMPSKNKVEPLIYIKGVAIHDKDTTVQEQYNLTYNQDNITIQVEGLAYRSRGAFQYKYRMLGIDTLWRYQEGQINFMRFPQLQPGAYQFEVKAVNEDGIESEKIASIVFNIAPPYWKTWWFFLLFIFGIGLILFSIIWNYWSRLKLENQNSNLKMEALQSQMNPHFIFNVLTAVQNLWMQHKNELAMDLQSNFAKLLRKIFQYSSKRAITIEQVEEFLENYLNLEQIRFENKVDIDFRIEEILLEDDYYIPPLLIQPVIENSFKHGLFHKKTNRHLTIVLKEAFPYLYCCVEDNGVGRKLPLKRKKERRSSGLSTTRERLLILQQNIIKKPHPHHNLKITDLKNPDGSPKGTRVELWIPFITSKN